One Candidatus Dependentiae bacterium genomic window, TGACATCGTGTTATTTTCTACACACAAAGCAAACATTGCATCATCATTTGAGTTTAATACTGGTACAAATTCATCTTTGTGACCAGTAGTAATTTGCATTAATTGGTTGTTATATGGAGATGGGTTTGATGGAACTTCACCTACAACCGGTACAATTTTTACCTGTAGGTTAACATCTGATTTTTCAGGCATACTAACATTTTTATCAATATTATCAGTACGTTGACGACGCTCTGAGAACAAGTCGATTGGACTAATTTCAAATGCCATTGCTAATTTGCGTAATGAGTCTTCGTTCCAACGGCGAGTACCGTTTTTGATATGGGTCAGATAACTCTCTGACATCCCTGTTTTTTCTGCTAAAACCTTAGTGGTCCAGCCTTTTTCTCTGAGCAGTTCTTTTACTCGTAATTGAGTCGAAGTTGAAGCCATGAGATACTCCTTCTTACAATCTTAGTTTTCTTATAGTATGATTGAATCCACTGCATTATTTCTAATTGTACGCCAAATATACTGATTGTCAAACGGGTTACAGGTATATGAGCCAAAAAATTTCCTCCCTGAAAATCACTAAAAATTACTATGAGAAAACCTCTTGGCAACGAGGGGCTGTTGTCTGTGGTATAGATGAGGTAGGCCGCGGGTGCTTGGCTGGCCCCCTGGTCACTGGAGCAGTAATATTACCACCTGGTAAAAGCCACCCCCAATTGAAAGATTCCAAGCTCATGACCCCTCAGGAGCGCGAAAAAGCCTTTTTATGGATCAAAAAGCATTGCTGGTACTCTGTTGGCATTATCAATAACCGCTTGATTGATGAGCACAATATTTGGCAAGCCACTATATTGGGTATGAAAAAGGCCCTTGTACACCTACTGGCCTCCTGCCCACTCACCCCTGAATGTATACTCATAGATGCTGTACCTTTGAATCTGTTTGATACCGGGCTTGGACACATACCGACATACAGCTTTACCCAGGGAGAACGCAAATCGAGTTCTATAGCTGCAGCTTCTATTGTAGCCAAAGTAACCAGGGACCATATGATGGCAAAATATGCAACGCTGTTTCCCAGCTATCATTTACAAAAGCACAAAGGATACAGCACTCAAAGCCATAAACTTGCAATTAACACTCACACGCATTCAATTATTCATCGGGTAAGTTTTTTAACCAATATTGTTACCCCTCAAGAAAGTGATTATGCAGAACAACAAACCATTTGCTGAAGTTATTGAAAGCTCATTAACCGGCTGGCTTGCACAAAGCTGGCAATGGGATAAATTCCCTCAATTTGGCACAATGGTCACTATCACCAGCAATAACCGTACCTTATTCGGTGTAGTATATCAGGTACAAACAGGTTCTATGGATCCTGTACGTTATCCTTTCCCTTATCAAAAAACTGAAGAAGAATTACGCGCAGAACAACCACAAATTTTTGAATTTCTAAAAACTACATTTGCATGTCTGACGTTGGGATATCAAGAAAAGGGACGGCTCTACTACTTATGCGCACCGGAACCACCAAAGATTCATGCTTTTGTAACCAACATGCCACTTGATCTGAGTAAACAGTTTTTTATCAACCACAATTATTTGCACACACTTTTTGCACATAGCAACCAAGTAAGCAATCTTGACGAGCTGCTTCTTGCACTCATCAAGTATCAACAAATGTTGAATATATTATCTGAAGATTCACTCGATATATTCATGCGACGATATGCATTACTTATTGGTAATGATTATCGCCGCACTAAATTATTTTTACAACGAGTTGAACCATTAGTACGTATTAATCATAATTATCCGAACTAGGATCTTTATTAATCATTATGTGATGGTGCTGCGCCAACATCATAATCCTTATCTAATGGGCCACGGCACGTTGGACAGTGCCGATCATGTAAGGCTAATTTACATGTTTTACACAAAAAATGTAAACAATTCAAATGAGCTACTGTACGTTGATTAGGTTCCACTGGCTCAGAAAAACATATCGGGCATTTGTATTCTGCTTGTTCTGCGCTGTAATTAACTATAAAATCCACAATATGATACTGCTCTTTATTTTTTGCTAATTTAAATGGAGAACCTGCTGTGTGAAATGGTCTTTTCTTTCTTTTAAAGCTCGCCTCTGCACGTATATCTGCACCTTGACTGACCAAAAATTTTACCATCGGCAAATTGCCAATCTTGGCAGCTATGTGCAATGGCGTTTTTCTCCTTTTTTTCTCTTTTTCATTTATAGGTATATTTTTTTTAACTAATAATGTAAGTAATTTATCATATTCTTTTGCGGCTACATAACGCTCTATATGTTTTTCTTTAGCATCAGCATCTTTTAGTTGTTCAAGTAAAAACTGCATGATAGCTATGCCATTTTCGTTATAAGCAGCATGATGCAATACGCCTTGTCCTTGAACATCGCACGCATATATATCTGCACCTTGTGCAAGCAAAAAATCAATCATAGGTATTGTATTATTGTTTTCTTCTTCAACCATATTAAGCAATGGCGTCATGCCGTTTTTATCCGGCTTATCAATTAAATCCCGCATACCACAGTCATCGCATAAAAACCGCATCATATCTACATTACCCCCTACAGCTGCGTAATGCATCAAAGTGCTACCATCTTCATCACATGCATGTTTGTTTGCACCTTTTTCCAATAAATATTTTACCCCATTCAAATGGCCTCCGGCCGCTATTTGATGCAATGGAGTTCTATTGTAATTATTTGGTTTATCAAAAGGCATATTATATTCATCAATCAATAATGCGAGTATTTCAATATGTCCTCCATGCTTTGCATCATGGCGAGCATATCTTGCAGCATAATCGATTAATGAAACATCAAAATGACTACCCGCAAGCCTATCTTTATCAGCACCATGCAACAGTAGATACTTGGTCGAATCAAGCGCTCCCTTACTAACCGCATAAAATAGTGGCGTAAAATTAGCATTATTAGGCTCATCAACCAAATCATCTAAAGAATATGATTCTACCAAGAATTGTAAGATTTCAGCATTATGACATGCAGCCACATGAAGTACCGTGCATCCTGCTGCGTTTTTTATACGTGGCGGTATGGAATTTCTACTAAATAATGTTTGTATTGCTTCTTTATCACCCCGTTTAATTGCATCAAATAACACATCATTCGGATATTTTTTAAAAATATTCCCTTGAAATTCGAATTCCTTATTGGCATGAGGACCCTGCGGTGCTAACGCTAAACAACTACCCGTTTTTGCAGGTCTGCATATATCTGCAGGCACTTGTATCGGAACCGTTGCCATTGAACCTGGAACCAACTCTATGTGTTGCATAATACGTGCATTAGTATGCATACGTAGCACCTTATGCAATATATTGTCTTGCAATTTTTTATCCTTACTGACCACCTGTGCTTGCTTCCGAATTTTTTGCTGCACACGTTGCCAGTATGCATCATCAAATACTGGGAATTCATCTTGAGAACGTACGCGCTTCATACCTTCAAGTGGATTCATAGCGAACAATACAAAAACCATATATATAAAAAACATACATAAACCTTTCCATAAATAACTATTTTTGCATCCATCAAGTGTATAAATTTTTCTTTAAAAAGCCTAAATATGGATAAAATTTGGGCTTTTGCTACACTAATAATAAAAGAATTAAGGACTTTATCTATGTTTAATTTTATCAAACAAAAACTTCAAAAAATCTATAATAACTTCACCACTAAAGTTTCTGCCATCTTTGGTCGTACAACCATAGACGAATCTACCTTAAAAGAATTAGAAATTACTCTTCTATCTGCAGATACCGGTGTACAAACAACACGCACAATAATTAATCAGCTCAAACAATATGCCCAAGATGGTACATTACCAGAAGGACAAAATTTGCGTGATGCATTGCGCAACATTTTAATAACTATTCTACAAAAAACAGAATCTATTTCATTAGCCGATAGACAGGTATATGTTTTAGCTGGTATTAATGGATCAGGTAAAACAACCTTTGTTGGTAAACTTGCTCACTTATTGTCTCAAAATGGAAAAAAAGTATTACTCGTTGCTGCAGACACATTCCGTGCTGCTGCTGCCGAACAACTACACGCATGGGCACAAAAAATTGGCGTCGACATTGTTATTGGCACACCAAATCAAGATCCAGCATCAGTCGTATTTGCCGGGTGTGATAAATTCAAACAAGAAGCCTATGATGCACTCATAATAGATACTGCCGGTCGCCTACACACCAAAACAAATTTAATGAATGAACTTGCAAAAATAAAACGTATTATTACCAAACAGTTACCTGATCAACAGATAACTACCTTGCTTACTATAGATTCTATGCTCGGACAGAATTCGTTTGAACAAGCAAAATTATTTAAAGAATGTACCAGTATAGATGGTATAGTATTGACTAAAATGGATGGCACCGGCAAAGGTGGCATTGTATTTGCCATTGCCGATCAATTACATGTCCCTATTGCTTATATCACGTTTGGCGAACAACTGGATCAGATCAAGTTGTTTGACCCACACAATTATGTACATGAATTATTGGATATTACTTAGATTATTTATTATCCTCTGGATCTGATACTCAAATTCTGCAATTGCTTCTTGTGCATCATATTCTTGTGCTAATTTATATGCCCTACAATCACATGCAGCTGGATCAAAACAATATTTCTCTACTAATAATTTAATCACCTTTGGACGATTATGGATTGCCGCTAAATCGAGCACCGTGCGTCCATACGCATTTATTTTTTCTACATCTGCTCCAGATTGTATCAAGTAATCTATTATATCTGTCAGACCAAGTGATGCTGCAAGATGCAATGGGGTTGTATTATGTTGGCAAACCGCATCAATACTAGCACCTGCACATACGAGATACTGCACAGCACGTTTTTTATTATTAAAAATAGCTAAATGTAATGGTGTGCATAAATATTGGTCATCCCACGTAATAACATTTTTATTTAACTGATTTTCATGTATCAGATAATCAAGCAATTCAGTGTTATCGACCACTGCAGCTTTATGCACTATGGTCAAACCGCATGCATCATACCCTTGCAACGTAAGACCACGACTTTGTAAAAATCTTACCATATGAGTATGGCCTGCTAACGCTGCACGATGGATTAATGGATCACCAATATAACTACCTGCATGAATATCGGCACCTTGGGCAATCCAATGTTGTACAGACGGTATGTCACCCTTTTGCACTGCTTGAACAAGCTGGTTTTGTATATCTATTTGAGTGTCCATACAACAAGCAGGTAAAAAAATAAATAAAACAACGGCAAATATATGCCTTAAGTGTATGTGCATACAATATTTCCTTAATTGACTTACATGAAAGATAAATTATAGTAAGGGTATCAATTTTAATGCTTAAATAAAAGGTTATTCGATGAAAAAACTTTATGCACAGATAATATTTATTGTTTCAGCTATGCATATGTGCTTAGGTGCAAAAATTGTAGATAGCTATGCCATTACCGATATTATTAAATATCTTGACCCTACCATTGCACCAAAAGATACGCTCATTGTTTACGATTTAGATAATACCCTTATAGAATCGGTGAATGAAATGGGATCCCCACAACAATTCAGTGCTTTGTTACGCAAAAGAATGGCACTATATGGAATAACCAAAGAAGAAGCAATCGAACAAACATTACCTCTATATACTCTTATTGCACAATATACGCCAATCCGACCAATAGAAGATACAACGGTTAACTTAATTAATCTATTACAAGATGCTGGCTATAAAAGTGTAGTGCTAACTGCACGCACAGGGAACAATCTTGCAGCTACTACTTGCAAACAATTAAGCGATTTGCACATTGATTTTACCAAAAGCGCTGTTACAAAAAAATCTATTAAAGATCCTTCATTTGTATACCAATGCAACATTATATTTGCTGATGGCGGCAACAAGGGTGAATTATTATTAAAGTTTTTAAAAGCAACCAAATTTAACCCTAAATTAATTATATTCGTTGATGATAAAGATTATAACGTACATGCTGTTGAAGGAAGTTTGCAACAAAAAGGCATGAATCATGTGAGCATACAATACCGTTTCTGCGATGAAAAAGCACATGCCTTTGACCTTGCAGCTACTGAACCTCTTTTATTATCATTGGTTAATCAATATCCTGATGTTAAAAAAGCGTATGAACACTATGTAACTAATTCTACTAATAATATGAAACAACCGCATAAATCAGTACACACTAAGGTTCCAAAACGTGAAAACCCAAGCAACAATCAACCAAGTCATAACTGATATAGCATCAAAATTATCTGTTACTTTTGATGATCCCACATTGTGCAGACAATATGCTTGGTGGATGGTGGAGGCTATCACGAACAAAACACAAGCACAGTTAATTGCGCAAAATATTATTTCTTTTTCTCAAAAAGAACAGATCAAACTTGCAAGCTGGATTGATAAAATAACAACACAACATATACCAATCCAATATTTAATTGGTTTTGTACCATTTAATGATGTTGAAATTCTAGTACAACCACCCACCCTTATCCCACGACCAGAAACAGAAGAATGGACGTTGCAATTAATTAAACAGTTACAAACATTGGACCATAAAAACTTTGTTATTATTGATCTGTGTACCGGAAGTGGCTGCATTGCATTAGCGCTTGGCCATGCATTCCCCCAAGCTCAAATCTATGCTACTGATATCTCTCCTGATGCGATTACACTTGCACAAAAAAATGCGCAACATAATAACATTAAAAATGTCACTTTTATTCTGTCAGATTTGTTTGCCAAGTTACCATCCATTAAAGCGGATATTATCGTAGCTAATCCACCTTATATTGCTGAGTATGAATGGCAAACACTGGATACCTCAGTTACCAAATGGGAAGACAAACAAGCATTAGTTGCTAATCATGAAGGTCTTGCCATCATACAAAAGATAATTGAGCAAGCTCCACAATGGTTACGATCAAATGATCAAATGGCACAACACAACATCCCACAAGTAGTTATAGAAATTGGTTATCAACAAGCTATCTCAGTAGTTGCATTGATGAAGCAGGCACACTATACTGCAATTGAAGTACACAAAGATCTTGAAGAAAAAGATCGTGTAGTTTGCGGGAGAGTAAAATATGTGGCGTCTGCCAAAGCTGGATGATACATTAGTCACCATTACCTTTCAACCTCATTTACTGAGTTGTAGCATCATTACAACATCTCAACATACCGCTCCATTTGCATTACATGCCTATACTGAAATACCATTACAACAGCTTGAATTAGAACAATTAAAAATCTTTAACCCAACGTTACTGCAAAATTATATCATCAACTTTCTTGATATACATCAAGTACGCAATGCGTTTATTACGTGTATGCTTAATGGTCCTGGTATTTATGAACGCTTTATTCCTATGCATACAGCTAACCCACAGTTAGATGATTTCTTATTGCCAGAAAAACAAACGTATACCTGGGAATATCGCTATGTGTACCCAATTGATCATGGCCGCTGGATGTTCTATGTTAGTGGTATTAAAAAAGATCTTTTGTTTCAATACAAACTACTTGCAATTGCCGGCAACTTAAACATCACCACTATTACGACACAACGCTCCGCATTATTATCTTTATATAAATTCCAACAAGGCAAAGCATTCCGCACTAGCAAGCTTGCTATTGATATGTTGCACCATCACAACATGCCCGAACAATTATTCTGCGCAGATACTTTAGGGCGCTTGTTATATATTCCACCGCGACTTATACATCAGCGTGCACAAGCTACTGCGCACCTATTGAATGCATGTGGATTATATGTAGCAGAAAGGATCTTTCATGAAACCTATTAATTTTTTACAAACTTTAAATCATTTTCAGCAGAAAAGTTTACGCCGCTGGACACAATTTACCCTTATATCAACTACTCTTGTTCTGGTTAGTATTATTGTATTGCAAAGCATACAACTGTATGAACTATATACCACATATACTACTTGTACTTCAGCTCAATGTACACTCAATGGGTTACAAACTGCGATTAATACACAAACACAGTTTGATTCAGAAAAGAGTTTGTTGGAAACAAAAAAAAGAAAACTCACTACGAGTATGCATAAATTGAAACAAACACAAAGTCATTTGCGTGCTATTCGCGATTATATACATGCCCCACTCAGTCTGCAAACCTGTAAACTTGATAAAAAGCATTTTGAAATTACTGCCACTTGCGGTCAGGTACAAGATGCCTTAGCCACAATACAACAATTAGAAGACTATCCTTCATTTAAGCAAGTTGAATTAGTATCACTAGAATCATATGGGAATAGTGAACACCTATTGGTTACTATTCGAGGAAACCTTATATAACATTCCCTCTTTACCCAACAAGATTTCTCCCGTACACTAGAATACATGCCTAAAATAAAACAACTCCCCCCACATGAAGCACAAAAAATTGCCGCCGGCCAAGTAGTCGAGCGCCCGGCAAATATTGTCAAAGAATTGGTAGAAAATTCTATTGATGCCGGAGCCACTGCTATTACTATTTATATAGAAGATGGCGGTAAAAAATTGATTCGTATTGTAGACAATGGGTGCGGCATGGATACAGCGGATGCGCAACTGTGTTTTGTAAAACATGCTACCAGTAAAATTTCTAGCATGGATGAGCTGAGCTCCATTGCAACGTTCGGATTTCGTGGAGAAGCACTGGCAAGTATTGCAGCTGTTGCAAAAATTATATTAATTACCAAAGAGCATGATGCACATGCAGCAATACAACTTACTGTACATGATGGAATAGTACATAATATAGAAACTACTTCGGCTCCAACCGGCACCGATATTACCATTCATGATCTTTTTTATAATGTACCAGCACGCCAAAAATTTTTAAAACAACGTGAAACCGAATGGCGCCATATTCTGCAATTATTCCAAGCATGTTGTTTAGATTATCCACAGGTACATTTCACATTATTTTCTGAACAAAAAAAAGTTCTTAACTGCCCACCTGTAGCAGAATTAAAACAGCGCTTTGCACAATTATGGGACCAAGCAAATGTACAACATATACTCAATATACAAGCAGAAAACAAAGCCAAAGGTATAAAAATATCTGGCATCATATCTGACCATCAAACGTTCAGATATGATCGCAATAACATCTTCTTTTTTGTAAACAATCGCTGGGTCAAAGATTTCAAACTTAGTAATGCACTGATCAAAGGGTACATGAATGTGGCACCCACTGGACGATATCCCAATGCATGCATCTCAATTACCGTGGACCCTACCTTAGTTGATGTCAACATGCACCCACGCAAAGAAGAAGTAAAATTCATGCATCCGCAAATTATTGAACAACTGATTCAATCAACGGTAAAAACTGCACTTGAACAACATCTATCTGCAAGCATTAAACGTACGGTACAATTTGCACCTGCTATACCTGCACCTTCTGCGCCATATACGCCTCCATCATATACGCCATTTAATTTTGATACATTTACTGAACCCGCTAATTGGAAGCCACAACACCAAGTTATATCTGCACATCAATCATCTGCTGCAAGCATATCTGAACCCTTAGCACAACTGAGCACTCATTCACAGCTCGAACAAAATATTACGTTACCAGATACATCTGCTGAGCATTATGAGATTATTGGCCAATTACATAAAACATATATCTTGATCCAACATGAAGAAGGGTTATTTGTAGTCGATCAACATGCCGCACATGAACGTATTTTATATGAACAATTTGCCACCCGATTTGAAGATATAGCTACAGTAAACTTACTATTTCCTGAGCATATTACTCTATCTGCAGATGATATGCGGAGCATCGAACCACATTTGTGTATTCTGCAAAATAATGGAATTTCGGTAGAACCGTTTGGCCACAATCAACTGAAAATACATGCCACCCCGGTGCATATAAAAAATATTTCTATGCACGAATTAATTAAACAAGTAATTAGTTGGATTAATGAGTCACAAAATCTTGATAACGAAGCATTCACAAAAACTTTACATGAGAAAATACGTGCACAAATGGCATGCAAAGCAGCAGTCAAAGCTGGTGATGTATTAACGCAAGAACAAATGACACAATTACTTGATGACTTACAAAAAACAAATAATCGCCTTACCTGTCCCCATGGTAGGCCAACCGGTTGGCTCTTATCATTATATGATATTGAGAAAAAATTTAAGCGGAAATTATAAGATCCTTAGCTATCTATACTTATGCACGTAACCCTTCAACTAATTCAGGATGAACGGCCAAGAATCATGCCGCAATGGTTCGCTCATGCCACCATTCATGCAAACAATATGCACGATGTTCATCACTCGGATGCACTCTTAGCTTTGCAACATCAGTAAGTATATATTCAAGCCAATCTGTTTCTGTATCAAAGAAATCTAAAGCACCTTCTATAGATTGTAGTCTTTGTACTGCATAACTATCTGCTTCTTTTTCTTGTTGTTGTAATACATCAAACTCTGCTGAAATCACATAATAACCGTAAAAACCGACACTACCGGTAAGAAACCATTTCAATTTTTTCATAAGCGATGAATTTTTGTATGTTTGAATAGTACATAATCCACTCATACATAACCCAACAATTCCAGCTGCAGATAAATTATCACTACCAAACTTGGTACGACAAGCATTAAACCATCCCTCATTCACCCTTCTTTTATACAGATGACCCAATACATAATGAGATGCTTCATGCCCCAGTAAAAAAGCTTTTTCTGCTTGCGTCATGGCAAGCCATTCGGATTTACATATATGTATAATTGGTAAATATGTTTGATCTTTCAAATACACCATAGAAATATGCGCAACTCCTGTGCGCGGCTTTTTACTCATATTGATAAGCGTATTACGCGATAATTGAAATAAATCTACAATGGAACACATAAGCTTGATATCTTCTTGCTCTACCTTTTCCAACTGGTACAACAAAAAATTATCAATGCGTACATATACATCGGTATTGCCAACTTTGATTTCATCATAAAGAATTTCTGCTGAGGGCCGTTTAATAATAGACTGCATAGTGTACACATATTGCATAGCAATTATGCATAGCAACCAAAAATACCATACATACTTCATTAATGTACTCCTCCTTGGTGATAGTATTATACGTATGCTTCCCATTCAGCAACACATACTGCAAGTTCTTTTTTTAAGGTATCCAATTTTTGCTGTGCTTCATTAAATGCCTTGGTACCATACGTCAAATTGGTAAATTGAAACTCAAGCGCATGTATTTCTTTTTCTAATTTTTCTATTTTGCGTTCTAGAGTCCGCTGATGCTTTTCATCCACTCGTGGGCTATAAGCTGGCGGTGAAGATTTTTTTGTATTTTTTCTAGATTCCGATTGCTGCTGCTCTTCATGCTGCTCTTGTTTTTTACGATATAAATATAACTCATAATTACCCGGATACACATCAGCACCATCAGCACGTAGCTCAATAATGTCAGACGCAAGACGTTGCACAAAATCATGGTCATGAGAAACAAATAATATAGTTCCTTCGTACGTATTCAGCGCATTGAGCAAAATATCTTTGGTTTGAATATCCAAGTGGTTAGTTGGTTCATCCAGAAGTAATAAATTTGCATTTTGCAACAAAACCTTAATCATACCAACGCGATTTTTTTCCCCACCACTCAACACACTAACTTTTTTATGAATATCATCATTGGTAAATAAAAAACTTCCGGCAAAACTTCTTATTTTTTGCTCAGAAACGTTCGGACATGCATCATTAATATTTTCCAAAATTGTTTTTTTCAAGTTTAATGAAGCAGTTTGATCCTGATCAAAAACTGCATAATGCACATTATGACCGAGTTCAATAGATCCTGTTTGTAGCGGTAACTTATGCGCAATCAGATTAAATAACGTTGTTTTACCTACACCGTTTGGTGCTATTATGGCAATTTTTTTGCCTCGTTCAACTTCAAAGGTTACATCCTTGAACACCTGCTTATCACCAAATGCATAGGCAACATTTTTAACGGTTAATACAATCTTGCCTGGCTGCTTGATTGGCGGGAATGTAATGCGCACCTCAGGATTCTGCTCAGGAGCCTCAATAATTTCAATTTTTTCCAAAGATTTGAGTACACTCTGCGCTCGCTTTGCTGTACTTGCTTTGGCACGGAATCGCTCAACAAAACGCTTTTTTTCTTCTATTTCTCGTTGCTGGCTTTTGAATGCCACTTCTTGCATGGCAATATCATGTGCTTTTTGTGTTTCATATTTTGTATAATTACCAACATACAAAGTACCATTACCACGTTCTAACTCAAAAATATAGTCACACAATTGGTTTAAAAAATATC contains:
- a CDS encoding ABC-F family ATP-binding cassette domain-containing protein — protein: MINAHNLSLHVGERPLFNNISFVFNQDQRIGLVGRNGSGKSTLLKVIAGIQELDGGSLAFAKGQTIAYLPQEVVLQSDKTILAEASSAFGDIMALQKQQSQLEHQIHEYPDDYAIIEKYAEVCEQLMHFDPAAAQAETKKVLMGLGFKEAQFDQPVSSLSVGWKMRIVLAKLLLQKADFYLFDEPTNHLDIVAQEWFLHFLKHADFGFMIVCHDRYFLNQLCDYIFELERGNGTLYVGNYTKYETQKAHDIAMQEVAFKSQQREIEEKKRFVERFRAKASTAKRAQSVLKSLEKIEIIEAPEQNPEVRITFPPIKQPGKIVLTVKNVAYAFGDKQVFKDVTFEVERGKKIAIIAPNGVGKTTLFNLIAHKLPLQTGSIELGHNVHYAVFDQDQTASLNLKKTILENINDACPNVSEQKIRSFAGSFLFTNDDIHKKVSVLSGGEKNRVGMIKVLLQNANLLLLDEPTNHLDIQTKDILLNALNTYEGTILFVSHDHDFVQRLASDIIELRADGADVYPGNYELYLYRKKQEQHEEQQQSESRKNTKKSSPPAYSPRVDEKHQRTLERKIEKLEKEIHALEFQFTNLTYGTKAFNEAQQKLDTLKKELAVCVAEWEAYV